From a region of the Alnus glutinosa chromosome 1, dhAlnGlut1.1, whole genome shotgun sequence genome:
- the LOC133860222 gene encoding uncharacterized protein LOC133860222 — MLKGRSLWQLPIPKTCSWSWKKLLQLRDVAKTFFRFQVGDGSKIFLWHDHWHPAGYLCDHFGFRVIYDSGFHTNVKLSSIIFNGDWFWQGVRSEALVEIQSKLPGIQIGGEDTPLWLSKKGTFSCAETWDRMRKKLLEVSWWKLVWFSLAIPKHSFLC; from the coding sequence ATGCTGAAGGGTAGGAGCTTGTGGCAACTTCCTATCCCTAAGACTTGTTCTTGGAGCTGGAAAAAGCTTCTACAGCTTAGGGATGTTGCCAAGACTTTCTTCCGGTTTCAAGTTGGTGATGGGAGCAAAATTTTCCTTTGGCATGATCATTGGCACCCTGCTGGATATTTGTGTGATCATTTTGGATTTAGGGTGATTTATGATTCAGGTTTCCATACAAATGTTAAGCTCTCCTCCATTATTTTTAATGGAGACTGGTTTTGGCAGGGGGTTAGATCAGAGGCTTTGGTGGAAATTCAAAGCAAACTTCCAGGGATTCAGATTGGGGGTGAAGATACTCCCCTTTGGTTATCAAAGAAGGGAACATTTTCTTGTGCTGAAACTTGGGATAGGATGAGGAAAAAGCTCCTGGAAGTTTCTTGGTGGAAGTTGGTGTGGTTTTCCTTAGCCATTCCAAAGC